The genomic interval TTGCTATTTTAAAGAGTGAATGGATGCTTTCTGCTAAATGGCCGCTTCCACGCATTCGTCTGCTCCAGTCACTGTCGTTTAATTTTCCACCATGCGATGCCTGAACTCCATGTAAGATCTTTTCAGCCCTGTCAGGGAATGTCTTATTGACCCAATCAGTAAAAATGTCTGAAATAGCACCATTCAGACGTACCAAAGTAAAAGAAGCGGATTGTGCACCTGCATTAGCCGCAGCTTGTATCAGTTTGGGCATTTCGTCACTATTCAGCCCGGGCACAATGGGCGCGCACATGAGCATTACCGGAATACCTTCTTGACTGAGTTTTTCTATTACTTTGAGACGACCTTTGGCTGTTACTGTCCGGGGTTCCATCTTTTGTCGCAAGTCTTCATTTAAAGAGTTAATCGTGATGGCTACATTAACCAGACTTTTTTCTGCCAGCCGTTTTAATATGTCGATATCTCTTTGAATAAGGCTATTTTTTGTAATGATTGATACGGGATGATTATATTCATCGAAAATATTGAGAAGAGACCGCGTGATTTGTAACTTTCTTTCGATAGGTTGATAGCAATCCGTATTGCCTGAAAGCACGATTGTTTTTGCTTGGTATCCTTTTTTATTCAATTCCTTTTCCAGGAGTTCGGC from Pedobacter indicus carries:
- a CDS encoding PA0069 family radical SAM protein; this encodes MDITDGFIKGRGSQVNPNNKFLGNQYVQEFIEGLDEKFIENNQTKFFKETPKKIISLNNSPDLFFSQSVNPYQGCEHGCIYCYARNSHEYWGFSAGLDFEQKIIVKHNAAELLEKELNKKGYQAKTIVLSGNTDCYQPIERKLQITRSLLNIFDEYNHPVSIITKNSLIQRDIDILKRLAEKSLVNVAITINSLNEDLRQKMEPRTVTAKGRLKVIEKLSQEGIPVMLMCAPIVPGLNSDEMPKLIQAAANAGAQSASFTLVRLNGAISDIFTDWVNKTFPDRAEKILHGVQASHGGKLNDSDWSRRMRGSGHLAESIHSLFKIAKQKYMKDRTLSPLRTDIFLPKNGRQLNLFAD